TATGCATGTCATAAGAGTTGACACCAGCATTTGAGACAATAAACTCTTAGGAAGAAGGTCATCAATTTTTCATCTTCTCTTATACAATCTATTTTTGCTGTATTCTTCCAAATGACCACTGAACATGGCACCACATGCAGAAGCATTGTTTATTGATGTAGTTGGGCAAAGATGGCTAAATTGTATACCTTCCTAActcaagaagaagaacacataCTTGGTTTAAAAAGTCTTTGGTACGGGCGCCAGTTAGCTTAGTGCGCTCGCCCCATGTtctgaggctatagtcctcctgctcacttcctcttttttcttcgGTTTTGATACatcttttacacatttttttgtaatgttgtgTCAGCCATGTGTGACAAGCCCTGATTTACATGccttgtctttgtgttattgtacCCTACATTAAGGTTAAAATGGACCCTGATGTTTAAAGGCAGCACAATGatgcaaaatacaaataaaaaacacaagttccCCTAAATGCGAGCTAGCTAGTCCGTTTCAAATTGCCaggagtagaaagtacagatgttgggtaaaaaaatattcagagtAAAAACTCGACAGCAGATACCAATAACACTTACTTTGTTACTTCCTGTCTCTGAGGTCAGGTAAATAGAATGAAGCACACCTGCATTGACTTTTCACAGCTCCCTAAAGCTGCAAAGCTAGCGCAGTCATCTAAAAGATGAGCTGCAGGATATTTCTATACCTAATTAAGCACAATTAGGCATAATATTCAGCTATATTAACTCTATATGGGACTGGAGATGGCAAGGCACAGCGCTCGTGATTGGGTGAAAAGACAGACAGGTGCTGATAAAAGATGAACAGCAAAGAATCTTGGAGTGCCAAGTAATTTAGAGTCGCcccctctcaaccggaaggtcgagggttcgatccccagctgggcaacatgtccagtgtgtccttgggcaagacacttaaccctgaattgctcccgctgcttcggtggtggtgtatgaatggcattagttacttctgatgatactacatagcgatcactaccatcagtgtgtgaaagggtgtgaatgggtgggtgtaaaagcgctttgagtagtcgggagactagaaaagcactatacaagctcaagtccatttacattgATGAACTTTTCAAGCTGGCATACACTGAGCAAAACGTGGATTGCCCTTTATTTTCAGAGAGAAGAACAATCTGAACAATTCAGGATTCAAGATGAATACCTTAATAACATCCTAATAACATGTAACACATAAGTGTAAACATCCTAAGAAAACTTCAAATTACTATATTTCATACCAGTACAAAATTGATAACAGAGTGAAATAACACCCTTTCCTCCtgtctgttgtgtctttctTGTGTGGGATCAGAACACAGTGACAATGATTCCAGCCCATGACAGTCCTCTGGCAGCTCTCAACTTCAACGCCTCGGCCACCAAACTTGCCAGTGCCTCAGAGAGGGTGAGAACGACCTTTCACTTTAATTCATGATAAAGGAGTAAAGAGCCATTGCTTAATTTCTGCTACATTTTCTATATGATGTCAAGTTCTCCATAGTATGAATATAATTGCTTTTTAGACTTCCTATCTTCAAGATGTATTGTGCCCTTGGGCCTTAATATTCAaacttttcaaattaaataaggAAAATACCTGGACCTTATGTTCCTGCAGACCATCTTATTTGAACACTTTTCCTCTGGCTTTATCCTGGAGCCAAAATGAAGACATTTGTAGGTTATAAGCCAGTTACTGAGTTTATGTTAGTTCTTCCATTGTTTCTTCTAAGTATTAGTATTCTTGGATACAAGAGTATTCGGGTTGCTGGCACTGATTCTCTGTGAGAAAACGTGTagcttttctaaatgtttgtaAAATTATCTTTCTTACAGGGCACTGTTATCCGGGTGTTTTCAATTCCTGAGGGCCAGCGTCTGTTTGAGTTCCGCCGTGGCATGAAGAGGTCAGAGTACTAACATATCGTAGAAAATCTGCCCTCTACAAGAGAGATATAGAGTCAATTTGAAGTAGGGGGTTACTGAGGTAAATCAATTAGACTGGACATGCATTGTCTTGAGAGTTTGCATGACATCTGGCCCTTAAGTGAattctaaccctaacccctaaccctaaccctaacccaaaagTAAAAGACAAACCTCTCTAAATAACCTGGCTCATGATTTGGAATACATAGAGTCATTCTACTGTTCGAGGGCTGCATTGTAGGCACATTTCAATGCATACACTTCTGCCTGGAGACTTTTTTAATGCTGATGATTGGTTTGTGTTCAAAGGCACATGATCTGTGTTGGTtgagaaacttaaaaaaaaaaactttatttaaccaggtaaataACCCATTGGGATCAGGATcactttcacaagggtgacctggccaagagggcagcagcacatgtcataaaaagcattacatgataaagagacagtttacaaacaataagttaCTGATGTGCTGAAGTCagaatgtatatgtgtgtcttaatatttattttgtctgtccctgtctctgCAGGTACGTCAATATACGCTCTTTATCCTTCAGCCCTGATGGCCAGTTCCTCTGTGCATCCAGCAACACAGAAACAGTACATATCTTCAAACTGGAGCAAATTGGACCCAGGtatgaaaacaaactaacaagTGATTTTAATAAAGTGGCAAGAAACTGTGGCCCTGGATCCAATTTGGTGTTATGTTGAAATAGTTTGACAATGAATTTCAACTTGCcttgtatttttgtaggccTTGGTACTAAAGTAAAAGTAATAAGCTTCTGTTAGAGGTAATTGTTATATCTTGTGTGCAGTGAAGAGGACGAGGCTGCGACCTGGACAGCCTACGTTGGGAAGATGTTCTCAGCAGCCAGCAGCTACTTCCCTGCTCAAGTATCCGGCATGATGAGCCAGGACCGAGCCTTTGCCACTGTTCACCTCCTCACATCCTGCCAGAAGAACGTTTGCACCCTTGCTATGTGAGCTTCTCTTTAAGTCTTATGAACAGAAGATGCACCTTCACATTGCATTGTTAAAGTGTTAACTTTAACtgaacagtttttatttattgattctttAAAGGAGAATGTTATTTTAATAGTCAAACACTCTGTTGGATGTAAGTAAATTAATTgatagaaatgtatttaaaacagtataaatatatacaaaatcTGATGTTTTAGAATCCAGAAGCTTCTGCGGCTGCTAGTGGCAACAGCTGATGGACAGCTGTTCATCTATAATGTGGATCCACTGGATGGAGGCGAGTGCGTGTTGGCGCACAAACACAGGTTAGGCTACAACTCATTTTACAGGATTGGGGTGGACCACTTCAACTCTGAGTCTGCAGAATGCATGCTTCCATGTGCTTCCCATAGTCTCCAAAACTAGTATTGGAAGGTCAACTATAAATTACATTGCTCTTTCCAGTCGAATAGTCTTCCAGTTTCTATCTTGGAGGCAGAGACCCGCTCTACTTGTAAGAGCAGTTTTATAATACTCCTTCAACATTGACTTCATATTGCTAAGGTTTATGTAATATTGTTTTGATCAATGTAAATAATTTCCATAGAGTGTGGTGGAACTGAACAGGAAATGAACAGGAGGAACTGGTGATTGGACATCCACTACTGTGATTTACAGATGACCCACTATACCTACTGACTCACAGGGTTGACACTGACTTCACCAGTGTGGTTGCAAATGGATAGAATTTGTCTACAACATCCATATCCAGATATAGATGGCTCATTACTCAGTGTAATGGTGTGCTATGTTGTCTGTAATACTGAATCAAAAAGCTGTTAAGTGCTATGCGAGCTATGGGAAATCTTCAAGTCAAGGGTCAAGTTAATTTCATACATTATtgctttcttctctctctagGCTTTTtggcgatgatgatgatgatgatgacgataatGATGACCACAATGAAGGAACAGGGATAgaagggtcagaggtcacagtgCCAACACAGGCCTTTCCGTCCTACGCTGCGACTGCTGCCTTACCTGCCTCTGGTCCTGTCACCGCTACCCTCACTGGTTAGTGTTTGCTGATAAATACACATTGTATCAGGATGGGTTTGACTTTACTGTTGATACAGTAAACTCAAACAAAGCTGCTGAAATAActtttggtaaatggtaaatggacttgagcttataaagcgcttttctagtcttctgactactcaaagcgcttttacaccgcaggtcacacccacccattcatacccattcacacactgatggtagtgatcgctatgtagtatcatcagaagtaactaatccatttaTACACCACCACTatagcagcgggagcaattcagggttaagtgtcttgcccaaggacacaacagacatgttgctcagctggggatcgaaccctgcTGTCTAATCAGAAGCTAAACAACCTTTAGAAAGTCTTAGTTATGATGTTTTGATGACAAAGCCAGTTATGAGTGATGGCTTTGTTTTAGGAGAACTACTTCATTTTCTAAGAAAAATATGGAGAGAGTTATTGTTTAACTAGTCAATTGAGGTCTTCATTGCCAACAAGTGGATCCTACACTATAACTGCTTACTCacttattgttttttctttgaggGAGTTTCTTCAAATCTGTCACGGACATCCACGTTGAACTTCCGTCTTGAAATAAGTCTCTTAAGTGTTTACATTTATGTAATTGGATCTGAGTagattacattttatattaaacTCACTTACTTTATAAATTCCGGAGGGGAATTTCAGGTTTTACTCTCTCTTATCGAGACACATGCTACTCATATACGTAGtcccaaaataaacacatccacaAATGGGTCCTAAAGACATCCACAAACGGACAGATGTCAAAGTGAGGGGGATTTTAAGCTTTGCCTGTGTCATTTGGAGTTCAGATCCCTTCTCCTCTTTCTACCCAGGGTACTCTGAAGATGGTGGGGCAAAGAAAGGTGAAGTCATTCCAGAACACGAGTTTGCTGCTGGACCTGTGTGTCTGGACGACGAGAACGAGTTTCCTCCTGTGAGCACCCAGAAATGCTAACTGTCAGCTATAGCTACTAGCTAGCTCGTCTTGGTTATTGTAGGCAAGACAGAGCATTCATGCAAACAGAAAGACTGAGTTTGCAAACAAACTGACTCTTCGGCGAGGTTCATTGAAATGACTAGCTCACTTTACCCAGCATCACATTGGTTTGCAAGTATCAAAAACTAGCAAAATCGTTAGACTAATGACTCATCATCACCATTCCATGTCTGAAAAGTGAAATATTAGGCATTAGTGAAGCAGCTATATGATGTGGCCCTTATGTAGCAGGATGATAATTATCCATCTGCAGAAAGGAAAACATAGATCATATAGACTTCCTCTTTATTAGCAATGTTTAGTTCCCAACTACATAGCTATGTTGCTATATGGATTGTGGGGAAAACTGTGAATATCTGGATAATATTACAGGTGTGCCTTAAATTACATGGAAATTCTGGTAGTTTTAAACTATGGTCTTACTACTTGTTTAGCCATTCTGCCCACATGTTATGCTAATTTAACCATGTGTTTAGATTAACAAAATTCATCAAGAGGGGTTTCAAGGGAAAGTAGCCCACCTTCTTTCACAGTTTACTTCATTAACTTTTATTGTCACCAACCAATAGTAACAGAGAAATGAAACCCTAGATTAGCTAGCGTTAGCATTATATTAAGTACTTGTTTTTTCCTTCCAGGAAACTTTGCTTTTTGTCTACACagatccaaacacacacatattctaaTAAATGTCCTGAATGGTTGTGCTTGCTTTGAATGGTTGTACCTTTTTCTCCCAATTATCTTTGTACCAGAAATGTTGACATGAGCTGCTTTTGAAAATTCGGTGGACAAATCTAACGGGTCTGTTCGTGTGTTTTGGTAGATTAATTGGTGCCGCGATGGGACTGGAGATGGCAAGGCGCGGCGCTCGTGATTGGGTGAAAAGACAGATGGactaagagacagacaggtgctGATAAATGAGatgaacagcaaaaaaaaaaaaaaaagtttcctaaAGTATCTTGGAGTGCCAAgtaatttattaatttagaaAGAAAATACATTGATGAACTTTCAAGTTGGCATGGGATACACTGAGCAAAACATGGATTGCCCTTTATTTTCAGAGAGAAGAACAATCTGAACAATCCTCAAGATGAAtaatgacagtgtttaaaggtACATTTCTGATTTTGTCAAAGCACCAGCAGTACATCTGAATCTCCCCTGATCTAACTGTTgagtttaaaaatatcaaatgaaCTGTTAGGACATTTCAGAACATGTACAGTTGGCTGCTAAAAATAAATGAGGGAGTTTATCTTTAAGCTTGGTCAAAGTGCATGCTGGAGCAGAAACATAACCACAATATTTATAGCTTTATTACTTGAAACATATTTTATATGAGTTGCATTGTCATAGCAACATTTGATTTCTCTCAGCATTAATAACTTAGtttacatacaaaaaaaaatgggaagTCTTTTGTATTTAACTGTATTGTCatgttttacatgttgtgtgtatgcCTCATGGATATATTTCATATGTATGTAGTGTATTATATTGTGCCCATTATGATTTGTAGTTAAATATTTTGCTAATAGCacaagaccaaaacaaatgaaagaaaataaactaataCTGTGGATTAAGAGTGAACCTATGCAAAATACAGATTTTGACTTGTTTCTTTTGCTGCCGTTCTTCTTGACTTACACCTACATTCATTGATGTCATTGGTCACAGGTGTTTATGGTTACATAAATGAGGTCGGTCAAAGGTGAAACATTTCATAACTTTTACAGCCACTGAGAGATTTTCTCGAATGCTAAATGTTCCATAGGTGTTTGGCTTTCAGTACAAAGTgatcaataaatattttaacaatCTAGGCTGTTAATTTGTATACAAACCACTTTTGCGAgctaaaaatgacaaaaatatgaACAAGCAAACATCACAAAAAATCTATCCATGCACAGAGATTCATTATTTGTCATTGGGATTTTTTATTAgaaaccatccatccatgcatttCATGTCTTGACCTTATGTTCTGGAAGGCTAGAGCCGTTCATAACTGACATAACAAGACCACTGAAAGTCGTACTCTAAAAACAATGCTAACCAGAGGGAAAACAATTGCTATTATTAGGTGATTATATTCTGCACTTATTTTTGCAGCTTGATGCAAATTTAGTTAGAAACCTACATTCTCAAGTAAATGACTTTCATAAAGAATAGTTTACATTGTTTTACATCTTTAAATCTTGTGCAGACAGCCATCCCCCTCAGTGGTGATGCTCTTCCACAAGTGACTGGAGACAATGTTGAAAGTATTGTGCATCATATTCACATATGGAGCATTCTCCTTGTTCACCCATGCTCAGACAAATCATTATCAACCCACAGCTTCTTGGTTGATCAtcaaatgaaaggaaaatgGACAGTTTAGCCATTGGCTATTCTCTTGGTTAAAGTTG
This Labrus bergylta chromosome 16, fLabBer1.1, whole genome shotgun sequence DNA region includes the following protein-coding sequences:
- the wipi1 gene encoding WD repeat domain phosphoinositide-interacting protein 1 isoform X1, coding for MEDRRSLGIGMETGECAGGPGGPDGSGLPFGCASFNQDSTSLALGTKTGYKLFSLTMVEKLDCIHESAETPDVYIVERLFSSSLVVVVSTNMPHCMNIYHFKKGTEICNYSYPNKILAVKLNRQRLVVCLEESIYIHNIKDMKLLKTLLNTPSNPSGLCALSINHSSSYLSYPGSATIGEIIVYDANHLNTVTMIPAHDSPLAALNFNASATKLASASERGTVIRVFSIPEGQRLFEFRRGMKRYVNIRSLSFSPDGQFLCASSNTETVHIFKLEQIGPSEEDEAATWTAYVGKMFSAASSYFPAQVSGMMSQDRAFATVHLLTSCQKNVCTLAIIQKLLRLLVATADGQLFIYNVDPLDGGECVLAHKHRLFGDDDDDDDDNDDHNEGTGIEGSEVTVPTQAFPSYAATAALPASGPVTATLTGYSEDGGAKKGEVIPEHEFAAGPVCLDDENEFPPINWCRDGTGDGKARRS
- the wipi1 gene encoding WD repeat domain phosphoinositide-interacting protein 1 isoform X2 yields the protein MEDRRSLGIGMETGECAGGPGGPDGSGLPFGCASFNQDSTSLALGTKTGYKLFSLTMVEKLDCIHESETPDVYIVERLFSSSLVVVVSTNMPHCMNIYHFKKGTEICNYSYPNKILAVKLNRQRLVVCLEESIYIHNIKDMKLLKTLLNTPSNPSGLCALSINHSSSYLSYPGSATIGEIIVYDANHLNTVTMIPAHDSPLAALNFNASATKLASASERGTVIRVFSIPEGQRLFEFRRGMKRYVNIRSLSFSPDGQFLCASSNTETVHIFKLEQIGPSEEDEAATWTAYVGKMFSAASSYFPAQVSGMMSQDRAFATVHLLTSCQKNVCTLAIIQKLLRLLVATADGQLFIYNVDPLDGGECVLAHKHRLFGDDDDDDDDNDDHNEGTGIEGSEVTVPTQAFPSYAATAALPASGPVTATLTGYSEDGGAKKGEVIPEHEFAAGPVCLDDENEFPPINWCRDGTGDGKARRS